The Prevotella sp. E2-28 genome includes the window GAGTGATGGACGTGTTCGTCGGCAAGGGATTCTATGACCAGATGGACTACGACTATGAATACCTGAAGCGTGAACTGGACCTGAAGAACTACGTCAGCCCGCGCAGCTTCATCTATCGCACCCGCGGCGGCGCTACCTGCCGTCCGTGGGAGGGCGAGCGCAAGACCTTGTTCCACGAGCCGGGCAAGGTGATGGACGAGCGCACCAAGAAGATAGAGAACCCCATCATCATGATGGACAAGCAGAGCCTGAGCGGCGTGCCCTACGGCGAACCTGCCCGCTTCAAGCTCTACATCACCAACGAGAGCGAGCAGCCCGAGGCCAGCTATTTCTACTTCGACCTCTACCAGCCGGAGATGAGCAATCCCGACGGCGCGAAGATGATGATCGACGGCATGCCGCTGACCGGCAACGGGCGCTCCATCGAGGTGCATCCGGGACAGGTGACGGAGAAGACCCTGGAGGTCTATGCCGGAGAGAAGTTCGACTACGAGGGACTGAGCATCGGCGTCATCTCGCAGGGCGACGTCAACTGCTATCAGGAGGTGGCGTTCGACGTACACTTCCTGCAGACGGCAGGCTCGGTGGCCATCTCGTCGCCCGGCGACAAGTGGATCATGAACTGCGACGCACCCACCGACGGCAGCCGAGGCTGGTATCTGCCTGTGGTCATCAGCGGCTTCAACAAGAACCAGAAGAACTTCGACCACATCGAGTTCCAGTATAAGGAGACCACCCGAGGCGACGACTACTGGACGAACCTCTGCGGCTACTATGCCGACTCCACGCTCTACCGCGCCGCCTCGGGTACGAAGGAGATGATACCCGAGAACGGCAACATCCAGGCCAGCTTCTTCGGCGATGGCACGGTGATGGAGAAGGGCTACGACCTGCGCGCCGTGCTGTTCTGCCGCAACGGCAATGCGTTCCTCACCTCGGAGTCGAAGGTGATCAGCGGTATCAAGGACACGCGCCGCCCGCAGCTCTTCGGCACGCCGGAGCCTAAGAGCGGCGTGCTCGGTCCGGGCGAGAACATCATCTTCGACTTCTCGGAGGACATCGAGTACAACTACCTGCAGGCTACCACCAACTTCGAGGTGGTGGGCGAGACCAACGAGACGGCCGTGCAGGAGGCTCCGTCGCTGCAGTTCGGCGGCAACGGCTATGCCCAGACCCAGTCGCGCCGCAACTTCGTCAATAAGGACGTCACCATAGAGGTGATGATCAAGCCAGAGGACACCAGCAACGACATGCCCCTCTTCTCGCACGGCAGCGAGGGCAAGAGCCTGCAACTGTGGTTCACCAAGGAGCGCCGGCTGAAGGCAGTCGTCAACAACGGCAGCGACACCATCGTCGCAGTGAGCGACTCGGTGCTGCAGTTCACCGGATTCCAGCGCGTGGCCATGGTTCTGGACAACGAGAACAAGCGCCTGATGCTCTATGGCAAGCAGCAGGTGGGCAGCAAGGACAACGTCGTCTATAGCGGCACGGGACAACTGACGTTCGGTGCTGCCGAAGATGCTACCGACGGCAAGGAGAAGTTCTTCAAGGGCCGCATGCTGCAGGGCCGCCTGTGGTACCGCGCCATGGACCTGGCCACACTGAACCGCTACAGTGGTCGTCTGCTGACGGGCTACGAGATGGGACTGGCTGACTACTACCCGATGAACGACGGCACGGGCGACTATGCCGCCGACCTGGCACAGGGCGCCCACCTGATGCTCAGCGGTGCCTCGTGGGCACAGCCCGAAGGCATGTCGCTGCGCATCGACAACAGCGATGCCGCCGCCAGCACGGACCAGAATATGACCATCAGTTCCACTGACGACTGGAATACCTTCTGCACCATGGTGAGTGATGCCAAGGGACAGTATAACGTCAATGCAGAGCTGCTGGCCGACATCACCGTGACGAAGATTGCAGGCTATAATTCTGCTGAGGCTTACCGAGGCACGTTCGACGGCAACGGCCACACGCTGACACTCAATATTAAGGACAACGCCAACAACACGGCACTCTTCTCTCATGCGGCCACAGCAACACTTCGCAACCTGAACGTCAACGGTAGCGTCGAGGGTATCAACTACACAGCGGCTCTTGTGGGGTGTGTTGACAATGGTGCTACTTTTGTGACAGAAAACTGCCATGTATCAACCAGCATCACTACCACCAGACAATATGCAGGCGGTCTCGTCGGACAGACACAAGGTGCTAAGACGACGATTCGCAACTGTCTGTTCGACGGCAGCATCACTGCGTCGTCGGGCACCTACGCTGGTTCGTTTATCGGCTGGGCGAACGATAATGTCACCGTGGAGTACTGCCTGGAGAATGGTACATACACCGGCTTTGCACATGTAGGGGCGAACTACAGAAATAATGGACGATCGTTTGGCGGGAAAACCAACTATACCTATAAGGACTGGTACGAAATCAGCAATGTGGGCACGAAGACTGCTGAAGAGCTTGTCACGGCATTGGGCGACGGCTGGACAATAGACGGCAACGGCAACGTAGTGCCCCACGTCAATACGAGCAAGGCATCCACCGCATCACAACTGAGGGGCCTGCAGTTGCGCACCGACCTCTTCCAGCGCGACGACGAGCAGGACTACACGCTGATGTTCTGGTTTAAGACTGCTGAGCAGAACGGCACACTCTTGGCCAACGGCTCCGGCAGGGCTACCGACGAGGGTGCGCTGCACAAGTTCTTCATCGGCTTCGAGGGCCACGTGCTGAAGTACCGCACCAACGGCCGCGAGTTCGAACTGGGCGACGACCTCTGGAACGATGCGTGGCACCACTTCGCCATGACCGTCAACCGCGCCCGCAACGTGGCCAGCATCTATATAGATAATGTGGCGAAGGCCCAGCTCACCACCGACTCGCTCGGCGGCATGCTCGGCACCCGCTTCTTCTTAGGCAACACGGTGTGGCAGAACAGCGGCGACCCCGTGGTACACCAGGGCAACGCCTACACCGGCCACATCGACGGACTGATGCTCTTCGAGCAGGCACTGCCCACGACGCTCATCCGTCGCTACTCCACCAAGTCGCCGGGCGGCGAGGAGCGCGGACTGATAGCCCACATGCCCTTCGACCACCAAGTGCGCCAGAAGAGCGGCGAACTAGCCCTGCAGCCCTGGGCCATGAGCACCCGCGTAAAGCGCGACAACGACGGCATCGACACCGGCAAGCGCGATAGCGTGTTTGTCGATTCAGTCGACAAAATCCTCAGTCTCATCGACCACAACGTCGGCGCACCCGTGCAGGCCTACGAGAAGCTGCGCAACCTGAAATTCAGCTACGTGGGTCGTAACAACCAGCTGCTTGTGAACATCGACGAGCAGGACAGCCGCATCAACAAGCAGAACGTCTATGTGACGCTCTACGACATTCCCGACAAGAATGGCAACTTCATGGCTTCGCCGACCACGGAGAGCTTCTACGTCAACCGCAACCCGCTGACGTGGATGACGCTGGGCAAGCACCGCGTGGTGACCATACCGCATGGTATGTCGCTGACCCTTGTCGGCATCATCGAGAACAACGGCGGCAAGGCTCACACCTACACTATCGAGAACGTGCCACGCTGGATTACCGTCGATAAGACGAGCGACATCGTGCAGCCGCAGACAACCGACGAGATTGATTTCACCATCAGTCCCGACCTGGAGGTGGGCACCTATGACCAGATGATCTACCTCGTCGATGAGGACGGCATGTCGGATGCCTACTACCTGGAACTGACCGTAGAGGGTGCAGCACCCGACTGGACGGTAGCACCGGAGATGAAGCGCTACTCGATGAACATCGTGGCACAGGTCTTTTTGAACAACGACCTCGTCACCGACTCGCGCGACATAGTAGGTGCCTTCGATGACACAGGCCGCTGCATGGGCGTGAACAACATCGAGTACGACCCAGCAACAGGCCGCAGCATGCTCTTCATGACCGTCTACGACAGCACAACGGTGGCCAACCAGCTGACGTTCCGCCTCTGGCACTACGCCACAGGCAAGACCATGAAGCTGACGCCGTCGCAGTTCATCAACTTCGGCGACCAGGCCATCGTGGGTACCGTGGACAAGCCCGTGGGCCTATACTCCGAAGAAGAGTACCTGCAGAAGCTCGACCTGGCACGAGGCTGGAACTGGGTGTCGTTCAACGTCTATAACCAGGCCTTCGCGAGCGTGGAAAGCATCCTGAGCCGCTTCCCGTGGCAGGAGGGCGACATCCTGACGGAGGACTCGGAAGACCTGACGCTGACCTACCGCAATGGTCAGTGGATGAGCAACAGCAATACGGACATCAGCCGCATCAAGCTGTCGCAGCAGTACAGCTACCGCGTAAAGGTGGGCAAGGCCCAGCAGATAGAGATATGGGGCCGCGCCTACAAGCGGCAGGCCGACCGCACCATCAAGGTGAAGCAGGGATGGAACAGCATTGGCTACACACCGATGGTGAGCCTGCCCGTCAGGACGGCACTGACCGACTACTTCGACGAGGCCATGCCCGGCGATGTGGTGAAGAACCAGCATACGTTCGCCATGTTCACCGCCGACGGCAAGGGTGGCGGCGAATGGCTCGGCACTCTGAAGTACATGAAGCCGGGCGAGGGCTACATGCTGCACCGCCAGGGAACCACCGAGGCGCAGTTCTGCTATCCGTACTATGAGCCGGGAACGACATTCATCGAGAACAGCGTGAACAAGGCTCCGCAGCGCGGCAGCAACTTCAGCACGACGATGAGCGTCGTGGCCGAGGCTGTCGGCATAGAGATGGAGGATGGGGACCGTCTCCTGGCTTTCGCCGGAGGTGAACTGGTTGGGGATACCCAACTCCAATCCCTCCCAGTGAGGGAAGGGCACGAGGGTGGCCTCTTCTTCCTGAGTATCGAAGGCGACATAGAGGGACCGCTGTCCTTTGCCATTGAGCGTGGAGACGAGATCATCGCCACTACGGGCGAGGTGATGCGCTATGAGGCCGACGGCATCAGCGGTTCACCGGCCATGCCTACGCAGATCAGCTTCGTCACTGTCGACCAACTGCCCAAGGACGGTTGGTACACGCTGCAGGGCATCAAACTACAGGATGCTCCGACGCAGAGCGGTGTATATATTTATAATGGTAAGAAACAAGTGATCAAATAGTTCAATGAAAAAGTCTGCAATAAAAATAATGTTTCTGGCGGCAGTCCTCACCTTCGTGTGGGGCTGCTCGTCAGACGATGAAAGTACATCAGCCAACTATACGTTTGCTACAGCGGAGAAACCGGCATGGAGTGTAGACCTGACGGGCAACGACGATGCTCCGGCATGGACAGCACCGGACCCGTCGCTCTTCGAGAGTGCGATGTTCATCATGGTGAAGCTGCAGGACGAGCTGGCCGCCCACTCCACCGACGGCGACCTGATGGCGGTGTTCATCGGCGACGAGTGCCGCACGGTGCCTGCCATCCGCAATGTCGACAAGAACGGCGGCATCTACTTCGTACTGAAAATCCGTGGCAACAGCACCGACCGTGACGTCACGTTCTCGCTGAAATACTACAGTGTGCAGCTGCACAGGATGTTCACGTTAGAGGGCACCGAGAAGTTTGCCGCCGAGCGCACCTACGGCTTCGACGAGGACTTCGTGCCGCCACTGCTGCTGGGCTGCAAGAAGTACCCCGTGCAGCAGACGCTGACGGCAGAGTTGCCTTCCACCACGCCCTTCATCCCCGGCAAGAGCGACATCGTGGCGGTATTCGCCGGTAGCGAGTGCCGTGGCGTGGGCGTCGCTAGCCAGCCGTTCACCGTCTTCCGCACAACGGACGGCGAGACGCTGGACGTGCGCTACTACAGCGCGAAACAGGCAGGTGTCTATACGCTGAAGCAGAAGGTGGGACAGGAGGCGACGATTGTCCTGAACTTCTAATAACAACTAATAGGGCCATTAAGGCTTTACAAGATAGGCTATCAGCCCGCCGATGGTGAACACGCCAGAGCTGTAGCCGTCAAAGCCCTTGTAGGTGCGCTTGCTGTCATACTTCTCCGCCTCAAGGAACTGGTGGTCGAAGTCCACGTCGTACTCGCCTCCCTCCGTGAGCTGCCCTGTGGCCAGCAACAGCTTGATGAGCAGTTGGTTCAGTTTCTCAGCTGTGTTGAAATCATAGACGTTGCCCGTCTTTTCTGACGTGTATGATATGTTCTCCGTTGCCAGTTCCTCTATGCCGCGCAGCACCGTGTCTGCACTTGGAACACGCGTATGTGGACGCTCGCTAAGCACGTCCTTCAGATACAGGTTGAGGTCTTCCATACAGTCGCCGCCACAGCAGAACACGGAGAAGATGGCCCGTATAATCTCGCTGTACTGATAGCCAATAAGAACAGGCACGGAGGCTTCGGACTACAAGTGCTATTGCTGCTGTTCCTGCTACTTGTCGGAGCTAACGGCGCATACGCTCAAGGTCGTAATTAAACTGAAGAAATAATATCAATTACAACGAGGAGACAGGGTACATCCCCGTTTCCTTTTTAAATCAGATAACATCGTAAACATTATGATTAGAGTAATGACGGAAAAAGGACTGAGCGGCAACGCACTGAAGGTCATCGCCATCGTCGCCATGACGATCGACCACCTGGCATGGGTGGGCATCGAGACCTACGAGCAGGCAGAGACACCGACGCAGATATTCCTGCACTGCATCGGACGGCTGACGGCCCCGATGATGATATTCTTCGTGGCCGAGGGCTATCACCACACGCACGACTTCCGCCGCTACCTACGCCGTCTGCTCATGCTGGCCGTGGTGAGCCACTTCGCCTTCTGCTATTTCAATATGTCAGGCTTCAACCCGCTCGGCAACCTGCTCTTCAATGCCACGAGCATCGCCTGGCCGCTGCTCTGGGGGCTGATACTGCTGAAAGTATGGGACATGGAGCGACTTGCCCGATGGCAGAAGGTCGGTGTTACGTTGGTGGCCTGCCTGCTCACCTGCA containing:
- a CDS encoding TraX family protein, which translates into the protein MTEKGLSGNALKVIAIVAMTIDHLAWVGIETYEQAETPTQIFLHCIGRLTAPMMIFFVAEGYHHTHDFRRYLRRLLMLAVVSHFAFCYFNMSGFNPLGNLLFNATSIAWPLLWGLILLKVWDMERLARWQKVGVTLVACLLTCTSDWSCAAPLAILMIGRNRGCFPKQMLWMMAIISLYAVAFFIFHSPTYGLVHLACWLAVPLLAMYNGQRGRLKWLGKFFYYYYPAHMAVIGLLARCFQ